GCTGCCCGGGTCGCGCAGCCGCGGGTGCTCGGTTGGGACCCGGACACCGGCGAGCCCATCCGCGCCGCCGACTGACGAGGGCGCAGACCAGACCGCGCTACTGCGGGTCCGCCGGCTCGCCGCCCGAGTCGTGGTCGCTGTCCTGCTCCGGGTCCTTCGTGGCGTCGCCCGAGGGCGAGCCGTCCGGCAGGTCCTCGGTGTACTGCCGCTCGGCGTCGTTGGGGTCGCTGGTTCCGCTGGTGTCGCTCATGTCCCGGACCGTACGCGCGCTGCGTCCGGCGTCCGTCCAGGACGGGCGTCGGTCAGCGGACGAGCCGCACGGTGGAGCCGATCGGGCCGAAGCTCGACGTGGCGCCGTCCGGAGCGAATCCGTTCCGTCGGTAGAAGGCGTGCGCACGCGGGTTGTCCTCGGCGACCCACAGCGACGCCGGACGGTCACCGAGGACCGCGTCGAGGAGCGCTTGACCGCTGCCGTCGCCGTGGGCGCGCCCGAGCACGTACAGCATCGTGAGTTCCTCGGGTCGGACGGCGTCGGGCTCGGGCGTCGCCTCCACCGCGGCGAAGCCGACGATCCCGTCAGCGCCGTCGGCCACCACGGCCGCGAACGTCCCCTGGGCGAGGTTCGCGCGCCACATGTCGAGTCGCCGTCCCAGGTCGAACCACGGGTCGGTCTCCGGATCGTCCACGAACCGGCCGTAGGTCTCGCGCCACGACGTGGTGTGCACGCGCGCGATCCCCTCGGCGTCGGCGGTCGTCGCCGGGCGGATCACCACGGCCTCGTCGTGCGGGTCTCCCATGGGACGACCGTACCGAGCGAACCCACACCGATGACGGACGGGAGGCGCGGTGCCAGCTCGCACCGCGCCTCCCGTCCGTCTCGGCGTAGGTCTACTGCACCGCCGGCTGCGGCAACGAGGCGAGGATCTCGGCCGCCGCTCCGCGGCCCATCCGCACCGCCCCGTCCACGTGCTGGTACCCGTGCCCGGCGAGGTCGCTCGACGCGAACCGGATCGGGCCGACGGCAGCGCGCTGGTCGGCGCCGTACCGGACGAGCCCGCCCAGGTCGAAGCTCGCCGCGTAGGCGCCACGGGTCCACTCCTCGGTACCCCAGTCGCTCTCGTAGTAGACGACCGGTCGACGTGCCTCGTCGCCGTAGTAGTGCGCGAGCGAGTCGAGCACGCGGGCCTTGCGCTCCTCGGCCGAGAGGGCGAAGACGTCATCGGCGTGCTGGTCGGACACGAACCCGACGAGCGTGCCCTGCTCCTGCCCGTACGAGGTGTTGTCGTACGCCTCGTGCACGAGCTCGTACGGGCTGAACGCGGTGCCGGACAGCCCGGCGCCGCGCCAGAACGGCCGGTCGTAGACGGCGTGCACCTTGATGACGAACCCCATCGACAGGTGCTGGTGCAGCTGGTGCTGGCGACGCGGCAGCGGCGGCTCGTACGAGATGCGGGAGTACAGGGGCGGCGGGACGGCCACGAGTGCCTGGCGGGCGCGGACCTCGATGCCGCCGTCGGCGAGCGCTGTGACGCCCTCGTCGTCCCAGCGCAGGGTGCGCACCGGGGCGTTCAGGTGGACGTCCGCACCGAGCCGGGCGGCGAGCCGCTCGGACACCTGCTGCATGCCGCCGACGACGCGCTTGTCGAGGATGAAGTCGGCGTCGACGAGGTTCGAGAAGCTCCCGGCCGAGGCGGCCATGAGCAGGGCCTGCAACGCCGAGAAGGCGTGTGCGGGTTTGGTCAGCATGGCGCCGGCGATGAAGAGCTCGACGTTGTCGGTCGCGACCCGGTCGTCGCTCAGCGTGTGCAGCCAGGCGCGGAACGAGGTCTCGTCGAGCGCGGCGGCGTGGGGCGCTTCCCAGGGGCGCGCCGGGTCGACCGTCGCCACGTACTCGTCGACGACGGCGACGAGCCGCTCGATCTCGGCGGCGGTGGCCTCCGGCAGCGGGAAGATGTCGCCGGTGTACTCGGTGCGGGTGCCGTGCTCGTCGATGTAGACGCTGGAGCCCTCGCGGTAGCGGTCGTACGTCCCGAGTCCGAGTTCGTCGAGGGTCTCGAGCAGGGCGGTCTGGTCCGGGGAGACCCACTGGCCGCCGATCTCGAGGGTGACGCCCTCGATGTCGTTCGTCCACGTGCGGCCACCGACGCGGTCGCGGGCCTCGAGCACGGCCACGCGCTTCCCCTCGGCGACGAGGCGGTTCGCGGCGACGAGGCCGGTGACCCCGGCGCCGATGACGACGACGTCCTTCTCGATGGTCATCGCTGCGCTCCCTTCGTGCGCCCGAACGGGTCGGGCGTCAGCGTGTACATGGTCTCGAGGTACTCGGCGATGCCCTCGCCGCCGCCCTCGCGTCCGAGGCCGGACTGCTTGACCCCGCCGAACGGTGCCGAGGCGTTCGAGACGACACCGGTGTTGAGCCCCAGCATGCCCGTCTCGAGCCGTTCCGTGAGGCGCTGTCCGCGCGCGGGGTCCTCGGTGAACGCGTAGCCGACGAGCCCGTACTCCGTGTCGTTCGCCGCCGCGACGGCCTCGTCCTCGGTCGAGAACGTCCGGATGGCCAGGACCGGTCCGAAGATCTCGTCGCGGAGCAGGTCGCTGCCGGGCTGCACGTCGGTGATCACGGTGGGCGCGTAGAACGTGCCGGGGCCGTCGACGGGGTGGCCGCCGGTCCGGAGGGTCGCACCGCGGTCGAGGGCGTCGGTGACGAGCCGGTGCGCCTTGTCGACGGCGCGCTGGTCGATGAGCGGGCCGATGGCGACGCCGTCCTCGGTCCCGCGGCCGACCGACATGGCCGCGACGCGGTCGGTGAGGCGGCTGGCGAACTCCTCGGCGACGTCCTCGTGCACGAGGAACCGGTTGGCCGCGGTGCACGCCTGCCCGGTGTTCCGGAACTTCGCGGCGAGCGCTCCCTCGACGGCGAGGTCGAGGTCCGCGTCGGCGAACACGAGGAACGGGGCGTTGCCGCCGAGCTCCATGCTCGTCCGCAGCACGTTCTGCGCCGCCTGGGCGAGGAGGGTCCGGCCCACCGGCGTCGATCCCGTGAACGACAGCTTCCGGAGTCGCGGGTCGGCGATGATCGGCTCGGAGAGCGCACCGGCGTGCGTGGTCGGCACGACGTTGACGACCCCGGCCGGCACGCCCGCCTCGACCAGCAGATCGGCGAACAGCAGGGTGGTGAGCGGGGTGAGCTCGGCGGGCTTCACGACGACCGTGCACCCGGCGGCGAGCGCGGGGGCGATCTTGCGGGTGGCCATCGCGAGGGGGAAGTTCCACGGGGTGATGAGGAACGCCGGGCCGACGGGCTTGTGGCTGACGATCGCACGGCCGGTGCCCTCGGGGTTGGTGCCGTAGGAGCCGCCGATGCGGACGGCCTCCTCGGAGAACCAGCGGAGGAACTCACCGCCGTAGGTGACCTCGCCGTTCGCCTCGGCGAGCGGCTTCCCCATCTCCAGCGTCATGAGGAGGGCGAAGTCGGCGCGGTGCTCCTGGAGCAGGTCGAAGGCGCGGCGCAGGACCTCGGCTCGCTCGCGCGGCGGGGTCGTCGCCCAGCCGTGCTTCGCCGCTTCGGCGGCGTCGAGGGCCGCGATACCGTCTTGGGGGGTTGCGTCGGCGATCTCGAGGAGCGTCTCACCGGTGGCGGGGTCGACGACGCCGAACGTGCCGCCGTCGGCCGCCGGTCGCCAGGTGCCGTCGACCAGGAGGCCCGTGGGGACCTTCGCGAGCAGCCCACGTTCGGCGTCGGTGCGCTGGGTGGCCTGCTGGCTGGTCTGCTGGGTGTCGGTCATGCTGCTGCGAGTCCTTCCAGGACGATGTCGAGCCCCTCGTGGAGCAGGTCGTCGTCGATCGCGAGCGGGGGGAGGAAGCGGAGGACGTTGCCGTACGTCCCCGCGGTGAGGGCGATCACGCCGTGCTCGTACGCGTACCGTACGACCCGTCCGGTGAGCGCGGCGTCGGGTTCCCCGGTCGCCGGGTCGACGAGTTCGATCGCGATCATGGCGCCGCGGCCGCGGACGTCGCCGATGCGGGGGTCGGTCGCCTGTGCGGCGCGGAGTCGTCCGAGCAGCACGTCGCCGATCTCGGCAGCGCGCTCGACCAGGCCGTCGTGCTCGAAGGCGTGGATCGCGGCGAGTGCTGCGGCGCACGCGACGGGGTTGCCGCCGTACGTGCCGCCGAGTCCGCCGACGTGGGCGGAGTCCATGATCTCGGCGCGCCCGGTGACGGCGGAGAGCGGCATCCCGCCGGCCATGCCCTTGGCGGTGGTGACGATGTCGGGGACGATGCCCTCGTGCTCGCTCGCGAACATGGCGCCGGTGCGGGCGAACCCGGTCTGCACCTCGTCGGCGATGAACACGACGTCGTTCGCGGTGGTCCACTCCGACAGCGCGGCGAGGAACCCGGGTGCCGGGACGACGAAGCCGCCCTCGCCCTGGATCGGCTCGACGAGCACCGCGGCAGTGTTCTCCGCGCCGACCTGCTTCTCGATCTGGCTGATCGCGCGCTTCGCCGCCTCGGCACCGGACAGTCCGCCGTCGCGGAACGGGTACGACATCGGGACGCGGTAGACCTCGGGCGCGAAGGGACCGAAGCCGTTCTTGTACGGCTGGTTCTTCGCGGTGAGCGCCATCGTGAGGTTCGTCCGCCCGTGGTAGGCGTGGTCGAACACCACGATCGCCTGCCGACCGGTGTGCTTGCGGGCGATCTTCACCGCGTTCTCGACCGCCTCGGCGCCGGAGTTGAAGAGCGCGCTCCGCTTCTCGTGGTCGCCGGGGGTGAGCCGGTTGAGCGCCTCGGCGACCTCGACGTACCCGTCGTAGGCGGCGATGGTGAAGCAGGTGTGCGTGAACGCCTGGACCTGCTGCTGCACGGCGTCGACCACGCCCGGGTGCGCGTTGCCGACGCTCGTCACGGCGATCCCGGAGCCGAGGTCGACGAACGAGTTGCCGTCCGCGTCGACGACCACGCCGCCACCGGCCGCGACGACGGCGATCGGTACCGCGACCCCGACGCCGGACGCCACGGCGGCGGCCTTGCGTTCGAAGAGCGCTCGGGAGCGGGGGCCCGGCACCTCCGTGACGAGCCGCCGTTCCTGGGGCAGCGAGGGGCCGCCCGCGGCGGCGCTGGTCGAGGGTGCGACGGTGGAGGACATGCCGCGATCGTAGGAGCCACTCCCCTGCGGCGCCGCTGTCCACCGTGTACACCCGCGGCCACCTCGATCGACGCAGCGGATAGGGTGCACCCATGCCCGCGACCCTGCGCTCCCTGCTCCACCGCGCCGACCTGCGGCTCCGGCTCCTGACGGCCACCGACGCAGCCCTCGATGCGCCGCTGTCCTGGTTGCACAGCTCCGACCTCGAGGACCCGACGCCGTTCCTCGCCGACGGGCAGGGGCTGCTCACCACCGGCACGCAGTTCGGCGACGACACCGAGGTCACGGCGGCGGTCGCGGACGCCTACGTCGCCCGACTGCTGCGCCGGGGCGTCTTCGCGCTCGGCTTCGGGGACGAGGTCGTGCGCACCGGCACCCCGCCGCAGCTCGTCGACGCCTGCACGGAGCAGGGACTCGCGCTCTTCGAGGTCCCGTACGAGACCTCCTTCATCGCCGTCGCGCAGGCGAACGCGGACGCCGTCGCCCGTGACGCCAACGCCCGCAACGCCTGGGCCCTCG
The sequence above is a segment of the Curtobacterium sp. BH-2-1-1 genome. Coding sequences within it:
- a CDS encoding GNAT family N-acetyltransferase: MGDPHDEAVVIRPATTADAEGIARVHTTSWRETYGRFVDDPETDPWFDLGRRLDMWRANLAQGTFAAVVADGADGIVGFAAVEATPEPDAVRPEELTMLYVLGRAHGDGSGQALLDAVLGDRPASLWVAEDNPRAHAFYRRNGFAPDGATSSFGPIGSTVRLVR
- a CDS encoding NAD(P)/FAD-dependent oxidoreductase, yielding MTIEKDVVVIGAGVTGLVAANRLVAEGKRVAVLEARDRVGGRTWTNDIEGVTLEIGGQWVSPDQTALLETLDELGLGTYDRYREGSSVYIDEHGTRTEYTGDIFPLPEATAAEIERLVAVVDEYVATVDPARPWEAPHAAALDETSFRAWLHTLSDDRVATDNVELFIAGAMLTKPAHAFSALQALLMAASAGSFSNLVDADFILDKRVVGGMQQVSERLAARLGADVHLNAPVRTLRWDDEGVTALADGGIEVRARQALVAVPPPLYSRISYEPPLPRRQHQLHQHLSMGFVIKVHAVYDRPFWRGAGLSGTAFSPYELVHEAYDNTSYGQEQGTLVGFVSDQHADDVFALSAEERKARVLDSLAHYYGDEARRPVVYYESDWGTEEWTRGAYAASFDLGGLVRYGADQRAAVGPIRFASSDLAGHGYQHVDGAVRMGRGAAAEILASLPQPAVQ
- a CDS encoding NAD-dependent succinate-semialdehyde dehydrogenase, producing MTDTQQTSQQATQRTDAERGLLAKVPTGLLVDGTWRPAADGGTFGVVDPATGETLLEIADATPQDGIAALDAAEAAKHGWATTPPRERAEVLRRAFDLLQEHRADFALLMTLEMGKPLAEANGEVTYGGEFLRWFSEEAVRIGGSYGTNPEGTGRAIVSHKPVGPAFLITPWNFPLAMATRKIAPALAAGCTVVVKPAELTPLTTLLFADLLVEAGVPAGVVNVVPTTHAGALSEPIIADPRLRKLSFTGSTPVGRTLLAQAAQNVLRTSMELGGNAPFLVFADADLDLAVEGALAAKFRNTGQACTAANRFLVHEDVAEEFASRLTDRVAAMSVGRGTEDGVAIGPLIDQRAVDKAHRLVTDALDRGATLRTGGHPVDGPGTFYAPTVITDVQPGSDLLRDEIFGPVLAIRTFSTEDEAVAAANDTEYGLVGYAFTEDPARGQRLTERLETGMLGLNTGVVSNASAPFGGVKQSGLGREGGGEGIAEYLETMYTLTPDPFGRTKGAQR
- the gabT gene encoding 4-aminobutyrate--2-oxoglutarate transaminase, whose product is MSSTVAPSTSAAAGGPSLPQERRLVTEVPGPRSRALFERKAAAVASGVGVAVPIAVVAAGGGVVVDADGNSFVDLGSGIAVTSVGNAHPGVVDAVQQQVQAFTHTCFTIAAYDGYVEVAEALNRLTPGDHEKRSALFNSGAEAVENAVKIARKHTGRQAIVVFDHAYHGRTNLTMALTAKNQPYKNGFGPFAPEVYRVPMSYPFRDGGLSGAEAAKRAISQIEKQVGAENTAAVLVEPIQGEGGFVVPAPGFLAALSEWTTANDVVFIADEVQTGFARTGAMFASEHEGIVPDIVTTAKGMAGGMPLSAVTGRAEIMDSAHVGGLGGTYGGNPVACAAALAAIHAFEHDGLVERAAEIGDVLLGRLRAAQATDPRIGDVRGRGAMIAIELVDPATGEPDAALTGRVVRYAYEHGVIALTAGTYGNVLRFLPPLAIDDDLLHEGLDIVLEGLAAA